One genomic segment of Roseovarius carneus includes these proteins:
- the rsfS gene encoding ribosome silencing factor — protein sequence MIRGQGASSDEQLAYILKSLDDDKAEEVVQINLRGKSSIGDHMIICSGRSSRQVSAIAEKLVERLKQDLGTASRIEGKETGDWVLIDTGDIIVHVFRPEVREFYQLEKMWLGGDASMTPPPE from the coding sequence ATGATCCGGGGCCAAGGCGCCAGCAGCGACGAGCAACTCGCCTATATCCTCAAATCCCTCGACGACGATAAGGCCGAAGAGGTCGTGCAGATCAATCTGCGCGGCAAATCTTCGATTGGCGATCATATGATCATTTGCTCGGGGCGCTCCTCGCGGCAGGTGTCGGCGATTGCCGAGAAGCTGGTCGAGCGGCTCAAGCAGGATCTCGGCACCGCCTCGCGGATCGAAGGCAAGGAGACCGGTGATTGGGTTCTGATCGACACGGGCGATATCATCGTTCACGTGTTTCGCCCCGAAGTGCGCGAGTTTTATCAATTGGAGAAAATGTGGCTCGGCGGCGATGCGTCGATGACCCCTCCGCCTGAATGA
- a CDS encoding mechanosensitive ion channel family protein, translated as MENETAVTSAVTTEPLVAPAQQAHEIALTLWEQLHGFSLGLLRPWNAYQIAILLAVFVAAHLLRHFLGPRVHAWMRTREGWPKWRMRFLVMLHRRLRLIFFVLLCWPTYWVMQETTWPSRSYLIGIVASLALAWLVIAIVTRLIANGFLRGLVRYAGWIWATLIILNLTGPAQELLDSLALHIGETRLSVWMVVQAVFVLGALFFIARIVSRTATGQIRKNEEISPSMQVLAVKFLQVLLYGAAFFIGLRAVGFDLTGLAFLSGAIGLGLGFGLQKVVSNLVSGVIILLDKSIKPGDVISLGDTFGWINSLGARYVSVVTRDGREYLIPNEDLITGQVVNWSHSNDFVRLDIYFGTAYGDDPHLVRKIAVEAAAGVERVLSMKAPVCHIVGFGDSSVDYILRFWIRDPTGGLTNIRGNVYLALWDAFQAHDISIPFPQRELRMLGDAHEAPTTKS; from the coding sequence ATGGAAAACGAAACCGCAGTTACAAGTGCAGTCACCACCGAGCCCTTGGTTGCCCCGGCGCAGCAGGCCCACGAGATCGCGCTGACCCTTTGGGAGCAGTTGCACGGGTTTTCCCTTGGGCTTCTCAGGCCGTGGAACGCCTATCAGATCGCGATCCTGCTCGCGGTGTTTGTGGCGGCGCATCTTTTGCGGCATTTCCTTGGGCCGCGCGTGCATGCGTGGATGCGCACCCGCGAAGGCTGGCCCAAATGGCGGATGCGTTTTTTGGTCATGCTGCACCGGCGGCTCAGGCTGATCTTCTTCGTACTCCTGTGCTGGCCAACCTATTGGGTCATGCAAGAGACCACATGGCCCAGCCGCTCCTACCTGATCGGTATCGTGGCGAGCCTTGCTCTGGCGTGGCTGGTCATCGCCATCGTCACGCGGCTCATTGCAAATGGGTTCCTGCGCGGCCTTGTGCGCTATGCGGGCTGGATCTGGGCTACGCTAATCATTCTCAACCTGACTGGCCCTGCACAGGAGTTGCTTGATTCGCTGGCGCTGCATATCGGCGAGACGCGGCTTTCGGTCTGGATGGTGGTGCAGGCGGTGTTCGTTCTGGGCGCGCTTTTCTTCATTGCGCGGATCGTGTCGCGCACAGCCACAGGGCAGATCAGGAAGAACGAGGAAATCTCGCCCTCAATGCAGGTTCTGGCGGTGAAATTCCTTCAGGTCCTGCTTTATGGTGCCGCGTTCTTCATCGGGCTGCGGGCCGTGGGGTTCGATCTCACGGGGCTTGCGTTCTTGTCCGGTGCGATTGGTCTGGGCCTTGGTTTTGGCCTTCAGAAAGTGGTGTCAAACCTTGTCTCCGGCGTGATCATCCTTTTGGATAAATCCATCAAGCCGGGCGACGTAATCAGCCTTGGCGACACGTTCGGATGGATCAACAGCCTTGGCGCGCGCTATGTGAGCGTGGTGACCCGCGATGGGCGCGAATACCTTATTCCCAACGAGGATCTGATCACCGGGCAGGTGGTCAACTGGTCACATTCCAACGATTTCGTGCGGCTCGATATCTATTTCGGCACGGCCTACGGAGATGATCCGCACCTCGTGCGCAAGATCGCAGTCGAGGCCGCGGCAGGGGTGGAGCGTGTGCTGAGCATGAAGGCCCCCGTCTGCCATATCGTGGGCTTTGGCGACAGCAGCGTGGATTACATCCTGCGATTTTGGATCCGCGACCCCACCGGCGGGCTGACCAATATTCGCGGCAATGTCTATCTGGCGCTTTGGGACGCGTTTCAGGCCCATGACATCTCGATTCCCTTCCCGCAGCGAGAATTGCGGATGCTCGGAGATGCCCACGAGGCGCCCACCACCAAATCCTGA
- a CDS encoding histone deacetylase family protein, whose protein sequence is MPTALVTHPDCLNHKTPEGHPEQVARLEYVLAALKGKDMLREEAPLASDELLLRVHPAAHLDAMRKASPETGRALLDADTWMSPGTLNAALRAAGGAARAVDMVMAGSVGNAFVATRPPGHHAEAATPMGFCIFGNVAAAAKHALDHHGLARVAIVDFDVHHGNGTQDLVQNDARILFCSTHQMPLYPGTGDPSETGAHGTVLNVALPDGAGGAVFRQVMEGQILPAVDVFAPEMIFISAGFDAHRADPLAGLNLVEADFAWATQAICDLADRHCGGRVVSCLEGGYDLAALASSAAAHVDILIQCAP, encoded by the coding sequence ATGCCGACAGCGCTCGTGACACATCCTGATTGCCTGAACCACAAGACACCGGAGGGGCACCCTGAACAGGTCGCGCGGCTCGAATATGTGCTTGCCGCGCTCAAGGGAAAGGACATGCTGCGCGAGGAGGCGCCTCTTGCAAGCGATGAGCTGCTCTTGCGGGTACATCCGGCGGCGCATCTGGATGCGATGCGCAAAGCGTCCCCCGAGACCGGGCGCGCGCTGCTTGATGCCGATACGTGGATGTCACCCGGCACGCTCAACGCCGCCCTGCGCGCGGCGGGCGGTGCTGCGCGCGCGGTGGATATGGTGATGGCGGGCAGTGTGGGCAACGCATTTGTGGCCACCCGCCCGCCGGGGCACCACGCGGAGGCCGCCACGCCAATGGGGTTTTGCATCTTTGGCAATGTCGCGGCGGCGGCGAAACATGCGCTCGATCATCATGGGCTTGCCCGCGTGGCCATCGTCGATTTTGACGTGCATCACGGCAATGGCACACAGGATCTGGTGCAAAATGATGCGCGCATTCTCTTTTGCTCCACCCACCAGATGCCGCTCTATCCCGGCACGGGCGACCCAAGCGAGACGGGCGCGCATGGCACCGTCCTCAACGTGGCCTTGCCCGATGGGGCGGGGGGCGCGGTGTTTCGGCAGGTGATGGAGGGACAGATCCTGCCCGCCGTGGACGTGTTTGCGCCCGAAATGATTTTCATCTCCGCAGGGTTCGATGCACACCGCGCGGACCCTCTGGCGGGGCTGAACCTTGTGGAGGCCGATTTTGCATGGGCCACGCAGGCGATCTGCGATCTGGCCGACCGGCACTGCGGGGGGCGTGTTGTGTCTTGCCTTGAAGGGGGCTACGACCTTGCGGCATTGGCCAGTTCGGCGGCGGCGCATGTGGATATCTTGATCCAGTGCGCGCCCTGA
- the rlmH gene encoding 23S rRNA (pseudouridine(1915)-N(3))-methyltransferase RlmH, translating into MKLHICAVGRLRAGPERDLFDDYLMRADRTGRALGLGPCTLHEVEDKKGGGMAAEAALLDRALPAGAVLIALDERGKLISSPDFADKLAGWRDTGRSDAAFVIGGADGIAPDLRKRADFTLSLGKMVWPHMLARVMLAEQIYRATSILAGAPYHRV; encoded by the coding sequence ATGAAGCTGCATATCTGCGCTGTGGGCCGGCTTCGTGCCGGGCCCGAGCGCGATCTTTTCGATGATTACCTGATGCGCGCGGACCGAACGGGACGCGCGCTTGGCCTTGGCCCCTGCACCTTGCATGAGGTGGAGGATAAAAAGGGCGGCGGCATGGCGGCAGAAGCCGCTTTGCTGGATCGCGCATTGCCTGCCGGTGCGGTGCTGATCGCGCTGGACGAGCGGGGCAAGCTGATCTCCTCGCCCGATTTCGCGGATAAGCTGGCGGGATGGCGCGACACCGGGCGCTCGGATGCGGCTTTTGTGATTGGCGGCGCAGACGGCATCGCGCCGGATCTGCGCAAGCGCGCGGATTTCACACTGTCGCTGGGCAAGATGGTCTGGCCGCATATGCTGGCACGGGTCATGCTGGCGGAGCAGATCTATCGCGCCACCTCGATCCTTGCGGGCGCGCCTTATCACAGGGTCTGA